DNA from Fusarium musae strain F31 chromosome 7, whole genome shotgun sequence:
AGATcggtcctcatcctcgatcCATATTGGAGATAATCAAATCTTGTATATTGTATATGTTGAAGTGTTCTAACTCATCTATGGATCGCGGTTGTGGTGATATGGACAAAGGAAAGCTCCATTCTGGCATTTGAACCGCTGTATAGTCGAAGAGCTAATTTCATAGTCAGGCTATTGGAAGTTGCAGCATGGCATATCGTATCAATCTTTCCTTGTATTAGATTCCAGATGTCGTCTCACAACCATACATGCATTGTGACGTTCCCGTCCCCGTCTAGAACCCCCAATACCAATCTGCCTGAAGGTTGACGTTGAGGAAATTGCTTTCGGAAAGCAACCGCAGAGCCAAGTCAAGGTCCCATCTGAAATATACAGCCAAACAAACCCCAGTGTATGTCCCATGATTAGACCTCTCCTTCACAGAGAATTGAAGCGAAAACTGTACAAATAAACAGGCCATTAGCGCCATAGCAAATTGATCTCCTGATCATACTAGACCGAAGAATCGAAGATGGTGTGCCCTCAAGTAACTCAAAAAGAGTCGTCAGATGAATCATCCCCATTACTTCCCTCACTATCAGAAAGATCCAACAGCTGGAAACGGTTTCCCATGAGGTCCTTGCGTGATGGATGGGCGGTAATGACACTTCTCTGCGGCTTCACATCAGGGACGGGAGCGTGAAATGCAGACGATATTCTCCGAAATGGCTGCGCACATTCATCCGCATACCATTCAATACGAGAGGCTCTGTACTCTCTGGATAAGTCGCGAATTAGCACTGTCTGGGCAACTGACTGGTCTTCAACATGAGACAGAGCCTAACTTACACTCGGCTCTGAAGACAAGTTCGAGCATAAATAGCTCCATGGACCGCATTGGTGCTGATGAAACAGCTGTCCTTCTCAAACTCGATGCTGATCACATGAAGATTGTGAATGTGTTCCAGATCATCGCGGATAGCCTGAGTAGTGAGGTTGGGGTCCCGCTTGCGGATGACGAAGTTACGAGAGCCACCCTTACGAATATGATGGGCAACCTGGCCACTGAGGGTGAACTGGTAGTCAGACCATTTTGTATGTATCTGCGATAGCGTATGAGAACGAGGCCGGCTCCTTTCGCAAACGTACTTACCTTCCGGTCTTTGATGTACAAACCGGCTGCACGACAGTTCTCAATAAAAGCACAGGCATCAGCCTCGTGCAAAAAGGAGACCGTGGCAGTGTTATCTTTACTTCGAAGAAAAATCTCCAGTACGGGACCTCCTCGAATAACCGCAGCAACATCCCCATGTGTGACGCCATCAGGTACATTGAGGAGCAGGACTGACCTCTGCGCAGAGCGCTCAAACCATTCCTTAATTTCTGGCCTTTTGTTGCCCTGGAAATACACAGGCCGTTTGTGGTTGATCGAGCCACCCGGATAGGTTGAGGATCGATACGACGCATTAGGCTGCCAACTCCCGTTCAGCCGAAGTCCTTGATCTTCAGTAGGGCATCCCGAAGCGGTATTCGATTGAACTGGGAAAGTAGATGTTTGTTCTTTGCAAGTGAATGTTGCCGGTGGCGATGGTTCAAACTGTTCAGGGGCATAGGGAGGCGCATCTCCAGCTGGCTTCTGAAGGCAGAGAGACTACAGAAAGTTTTTTTTAGAGGTTGGTAGACGGATGGGAGCTGGGAACGTACATCCACAGTTGCTTCGTTCAGCCCTTGTGCGATGAGATTCTGACGTAGGTAGACTGATCACAGGCAAGTGTCAGGGATTGCCAGTATAGGCCGTGTTGCTATTCATTACATACCATACTGGTGGGCAATCGCAAGGAGGCTCTGGTATTCCTCTTGAGGCACGTACACGCCTTGGGGGTCGCTCACTGGTATCTCAAGGCCCTTGGACCAGTGTCAGTCCGATGAAGAGTTTGCACGACTTGCATTTCACGCGATTTTTGGTGGCTTTTTGCTGAGTACGAAGGACTTTCCAATAACCAGGGAGGGGGTCATACATCTTGTTTCCTGCGAATGGGTGAGTATAAGTGGCGTTTTGGTACCCAAATGAACTATAGGATTTCTTGCTTACTGCGTGTTGTTCATGCTCATGTTGATAGTTCGTTGGCTCAAGAGCTGATCTTGATTCTGATacggatgaagaggaggaaatcTGAAAGTGGTTGGTGAAAGCAATATATAAGAGTTTAGTAGAAAGAGCTCCCAACTATCAAGGCACTTTCTCCCCAGGCCGAGCTCGAGTATTGGAAGATTGGACGGGCAGTCACCATTGGATAGGTACTTAGGTTGGATCTCCCAAAGGGCAGGGCGAACCAACGGGTCTGATTCACGTGCGGCTGCGAGCCTCCCGCTGGCTGTTTACTGGCTTGAAAAAGGCAAACATTGGCGATATTGGAGG
Protein-coding regions in this window:
- a CDS encoding hypothetical protein (EggNog:ENOG41), translated to MSMNNTQKQDGLEIPVSDPQGVYVPQEEYQSLLAIAHQYVYLRQNLIAQGLNEATVDSLCLQKPAGDAPPYAPEQFEPSPPATFTCKEQTSTFPVQSNTASGCPTEDQGLRLNGSWQPNASYRSSTYPGGSINHKRPVYFQGNKRPEIKEWFERSAQRSVLLLNVPDGVTHGDVAAVIRGGPVLEIFLRSKDNTATVSFLHEADACAFIENCRAAGLYIKDRKFTLSGQVAHHIRKGGSRNFVIRKRDPNLTTQAIRDDLEHIHNLHVISIEFEKDSCFISTNAVHGAIYARTCLQSRVEYRASRIEWYADECAQPFRRISSAFHAPVPDVKPQRSVITAHPSRKDLMGNRFQLLDLSDSEGSNGDDSSDDSF